The following coding sequences are from one Paenibacillus sp. FSL R5-0912 window:
- a CDS encoding hybrid sensor histidine kinase/response regulator — protein MKKYWLSILGSLVLVLIIPLLSVLQTFHINRGMPQARQGMIDLRSWDFGKDGVVKLNGEWELYRGALLMPEVFSKERKDPGVPAVSGMVQVPGKWNPYISVTGEPAAKGYGTYRLQARIAYGEAVVYGLRTSNIRTASRVFVNGQEIGSSGSPAPTASEGKQNNIPYTGFASVTGDTMEIIVQVANYSYSSGGIVMPIVIGDQGSIMKHREFALFVDGGALFGFIILSLFLLMFSKVRESRGVTLYLGLFCMAAFVYILTHGEKLISAGLPGLPYEIVLKLQLASSTLVYYYLLRYVANSVNYPMSIVVIKASKMITSMLLLISIFMPAYLFSYLEGMLLTWGAVSIGFVLYSMVQGTRRNPKNMFLMMVSIESLSVVIICYLVSFMNLSFSYFIISYEIVLFGFVQAIIMTRQYASSFLEVGQLSRRLQTLDGLKDDFISDTSHELRKPLQGMVNMAQTLAQGAAGSVSSAQSEQLLMIVSTGKRLSALINDMSDFAKLNHGSLFLRRQAVDLRTAAVSIMEVTRQVYGKSNLEFRLDLPGELPLLETDEQRLAQILYNLLENAVNYTPQGVITLSAEVKEEYVAILITDTGKGIAPERLHSIFDAYDPSGPAAQKAYRETGLGLSITQRLVELAGGEIEVHSELGHGSVFRFTQPILRKSKALLEQEYLEITGWEAAAVQLPGKEPVLPPSAECCFILVVDDDPVNLQVLVSVLQLENHSVITASSGAEAISKIQQYPELDLVIADWVMPEIPGLLLCKTIRERFVLSELPILVLMASSRPEDIQAAFEAGANDYLSKPVELREFKARVQTLLDMRKSVRISVQAEIAFLQAQIKPHFLYNALNAIISVCPVDPDKATDLLLDLSQYLRSSFDFQNRGQTVPIEKELGLVQSYLALEQARFDERLNIEFDVPDDIMGLVPPLSIQPIVENAVNHGLMQKEAGGTVQLSIQLLPGQLVVAVKDDGVGMSPQRIAEVLSEERTEGGIGLRNIQRRLLKMYGTGLSIHSVPGQGTAISYTIPR, from the coding sequence ATGAAAAAATATTGGCTGAGTATTCTAGGCAGTCTGGTGCTGGTGTTGATCATTCCATTGCTCTCTGTCCTCCAGACTTTCCATATAAACCGCGGAATGCCGCAGGCACGGCAAGGTATGATCGATCTGCGCAGCTGGGACTTCGGCAAAGACGGTGTTGTGAAGCTGAACGGGGAATGGGAGCTGTACCGCGGAGCGCTGCTGATGCCTGAGGTGTTCTCCAAGGAGCGGAAGGACCCGGGCGTGCCTGCCGTGTCCGGAATGGTACAGGTTCCGGGGAAGTGGAATCCTTATATATCCGTCACCGGGGAACCCGCAGCCAAAGGGTACGGCACTTACCGTTTGCAGGCCAGGATTGCCTATGGGGAAGCCGTAGTGTACGGTCTGCGCACCAGCAACATCCGTACGGCAAGCCGGGTCTTCGTGAACGGGCAGGAGATTGGCAGCAGCGGCAGCCCTGCTCCCACGGCTTCTGAGGGGAAGCAGAATAATATACCCTATACGGGGTTTGCTTCGGTGACCGGAGATACCATGGAGATTATTGTACAGGTGGCGAATTACAGCTACTCCTCCGGAGGTATCGTTATGCCGATTGTCATCGGTGATCAGGGCTCTATTATGAAGCACCGCGAATTTGCGCTGTTTGTAGACGGCGGGGCGCTGTTCGGATTTATTATTCTTTCTCTATTCCTGCTGATGTTCTCCAAGGTTAGAGAGAGCCGGGGGGTCACCCTTTATCTGGGTCTATTCTGCATGGCGGCCTTTGTCTACATTCTGACCCACGGCGAGAAGCTGATCTCGGCAGGGCTTCCCGGGCTTCCGTATGAAATTGTGCTCAAGCTGCAGCTGGCTTCTTCCACGCTGGTCTACTATTATCTGCTGCGCTATGTCGCCAATTCCGTGAATTACCCGATGTCTATTGTGGTCATTAAGGCATCTAAAATGATTACGAGCATGCTGCTGCTGATCTCAATATTCATGCCGGCCTATCTATTCAGCTATCTGGAGGGCATGCTGCTGACCTGGGGTGCGGTAAGTATCGGCTTTGTGCTCTACTCTATGGTTCAGGGAACAAGGCGGAACCCGAAAAATATGTTCCTGATGATGGTCAGCATTGAGAGTCTCAGCGTCGTTATTATTTGCTACCTGGTCAGTTTTATGAACCTGTCATTCAGCTATTTCATAATCTCTTATGAAATTGTCCTGTTCGGGTTCGTTCAGGCGATTATTATGACCCGGCAATATGCGTCCTCTTTCCTTGAGGTGGGGCAACTGTCACGCAGGCTGCAGACACTGGATGGCTTGAAGGACGATTTCATCTCCGATACTTCCCATGAGCTCCGCAAGCCGCTGCAGGGAATGGTCAACATGGCCCAGACACTGGCGCAGGGTGCGGCAGGCTCCGTGAGCAGTGCCCAGAGTGAGCAGTTGCTCATGATTGTCTCGACGGGCAAGCGGCTGTCAGCCTTAATCAATGATATGTCTGACTTCGCGAAGCTGAATCACGGCTCGCTCTTTCTGCGCCGGCAGGCGGTGGATCTCCGCACCGCGGCTGTTTCCATCATGGAGGTGACGCGCCAGGTATACGGAAAGTCCAATCTTGAATTCCGCCTGGATCTGCCCGGGGAGCTTCCCCTGCTGGAGACGGATGAACAGCGCCTTGCTCAAATTCTGTATAATTTATTGGAAAATGCCGTCAATTATACGCCTCAAGGCGTGATAACGCTGTCTGCAGAGGTTAAAGAAGAGTATGTTGCCATTCTTATCACGGATACGGGGAAGGGGATTGCTCCTGAGCGTTTGCACTCCATCTTTGATGCCTATGATCCAAGCGGACCCGCAGCCCAGAAAGCCTACCGGGAAACCGGACTCGGTCTCAGCATTACCCAGAGGCTGGTTGAGCTGGCCGGAGGAGAGATAGAGGTGCATTCGGAGCTGGGGCACGGCTCTGTCTTCCGCTTCACACAACCCATCCTGCGGAAAAGCAAAGCGCTGCTGGAGCAGGAGTATCTGGAAATTACCGGCTGGGAGGCGGCGGCAGTCCAACTGCCGGGAAAAGAACCAGTCCTGCCGCCGTCTGCGGAATGCTGCTTCATTCTGGTTGTGGATGATGATCCTGTCAATCTTCAGGTGCTGGTTAGTGTGCTGCAGCTGGAGAACCATTCGGTGATTACGGCCAGCAGCGGGGCTGAAGCTATAAGTAAAATACAGCAGTACCCTGAACTCGATCTCGTCATTGCAGACTGGGTGATGCCGGAAATACCCGGATTGTTATTATGCAAAACGATCCGTGAACGGTTTGTTCTGTCGGAGCTGCCGATTCTGGTGCTGATGGCGAGCAGCCGCCCCGAGGATATCCAGGCTGCGTTCGAAGCCGGAGCCAATGATTATCTGAGCAAGCCGGTGGAACTGCGTGAGTTCAAGGCGCGCGTGCAGACACTGCTCGATATGCGCAAGTCTGTCCGGATATCCGTTCAGGCGGAGATTGCCTTCCTGCAGGCCCAGATCAAGCCGCATTTCTTGTATAATGCGCTCAATGCGATCATCTCCGTATGTCCGGTAGACCCGGATAAGGCCACTGATCTGCTGCTGGATCTCAGCCAGTACCTGCGGAGCAGCTTTGACTTCCAGAACCGGGGACAGACCGTTCCTATTGAGAAGGAGCTGGGGCTGGTTCAGTCCTATCTCGCCCTCGAGCAGGCGCGGTTTGACGAGCGGCTGAATATCGAGTTCGATGTCCCGGACGATATTATGGGACTGGTTCCGCCGCTCAGCATTCAGCCGATTGTAGAGAATGCCGTCAACCACGGGCTGATGCAGAAGGAGGCTGGAGGGACAGTGCAGCTGTCGATTCAACTGCTGCCCGGCCAGCTTGTGGTTGCCGTCAAAGATGATGGTGTAGGGATGTCTCCGCAGCGGATTGCGGAGGTTCTGTCAGAAGAACGGACAGAGGGCGGCATCGGACTGCGGAATATTCAGCGCCGGCTGCTCAAAATGTACGGAACAGGCCTGAGTATTCACAGTGTGCCCGGCCAGGGGACGGCGATATCTTATACAATTCCTAGATAA
- a CDS encoding ATP-binding response regulator yields MEYPINILLVDDRPDELLSIQALLADTPYQLIGATSGMEALKCLLEQEFALIIMDVLMPDMDGFETAKRIKARQKSRDIPIIFLTALTSELENYMMAYSAGAIDFLTKPFHPIVLKSKIDGFVRLYQTHKELQLKSQELEAANSVLTELKDTAEVALRIKSGFLAMMSHEIRTPLNGIIAMSDVLRTSELAADDLEMAEIIHTSGHALVSVINHILDFTKIESGKMELDYELFNLHSCIKETVDLFRALAKERNLALETFIDPAIPALLVGDPNRLRQVLNNLIGNAIKFTYSGGVKVGVHLRQAMDRVMELEFIIADTGIGIPADKMKYLFQPFTQIGATINRKFGGTGLGLSICKMLVDLMGGTIYAKQDVEQGAVFIFTIQVSEGQPD; encoded by the coding sequence ATGGAGTATCCTATTAATATTTTACTTGTCGATGACCGGCCGGATGAGCTCCTGTCGATACAGGCTTTGCTGGCGGACACCCCTTATCAGCTGATTGGTGCAACCTCCGGCATGGAGGCCCTGAAGTGTCTGCTGGAGCAGGAGTTCGCCCTGATTATTATGGATGTGCTCATGCCGGACATGGATGGATTTGAAACGGCGAAGCGGATCAAAGCGCGTCAAAAGTCGCGTGACATCCCGATTATATTCCTCACCGCGCTGACTTCAGAGCTGGAGAACTATATGATGGCCTATTCAGCCGGAGCTATAGATTTCCTGACCAAGCCGTTCCATCCGATCGTGCTCAAGAGCAAAATTGACGGCTTCGTCCGCCTCTATCAGACCCACAAAGAGCTGCAGCTTAAATCCCAGGAGCTGGAGGCGGCGAATAGCGTCCTGACCGAGCTGAAGGACACTGCCGAAGTCGCTCTACGGATCAAAAGCGGCTTCCTCGCCATGATGAGCCATGAAATTCGCACACCGCTGAACGGAATTATTGCCATGTCAGATGTACTGCGGACCTCTGAGCTGGCGGCGGATGACCTGGAAATGGCCGAAATCATTCATACAAGCGGCCACGCGCTGGTGTCTGTCATTAATCATATCCTGGACTTCACCAAGATTGAATCCGGCAAAATGGAGCTGGACTATGAGCTGTTCAACCTCCACTCCTGCATCAAGGAAACCGTGGATCTCTTCCGGGCACTCGCCAAGGAACGCAATCTGGCCCTGGAGACCTTCATTGATCCTGCCATTCCCGCGCTGCTCGTGGGCGATCCCAACCGTTTGCGCCAGGTACTGAACAACCTGATCGGCAATGCAATCAAGTTCACCTACTCGGGCGGCGTTAAGGTAGGGGTTCATCTCCGGCAAGCGATGGATAGGGTAATGGAGCTTGAGTTCATTATTGCAGATACCGGCATCGGCATTCCTGCGGACAAAATGAAATACCTGTTCCAGCCGTTCACCCAGATCGGCGCTACGATCAACCGTAAGTTCGGGGGGACCGGACTCGGGCTGTCCATCTGCAAAATGCTGGTCGACCTGATGGGCGGAACAATCTACGCTAAGCAGGATGTTGAGCAAGGTGCCGTCTTTATCTTCACGATTCAGGTCAGTGAAGGACAACCGGATTAA
- a CDS encoding winged helix-turn-helix transcriptional regulator, with the protein MAKKYNISVEATLEVIGGKWKCVILCHLTHGKLRTSDLKRHMPNITQKMLTQQLRELEQDGIVNRISYNQVPPKVEYELSEYGQTLGSILDSLCAWGEQHIIKEYGDKFAVLEDNVLNNKKVEMLPGGVE; encoded by the coding sequence ATGGCTAAAAAATATAATATTTCGGTCGAGGCTACGCTTGAAGTGATCGGGGGGAAGTGGAAATGCGTTATACTATGCCACCTGACGCATGGCAAGCTGCGGACAAGCGACCTGAAGCGGCATATGCCGAATATTACGCAGAAAATGCTGACCCAGCAGCTCCGCGAGCTGGAGCAGGACGGCATCGTCAACCGGATTAGCTATAATCAGGTTCCGCCCAAAGTGGAATATGAGCTGAGCGAATATGGACAGACGCTCGGGTCCATTCTGGATTCCCTGTGCGCCTGGGGAGAACAGCATATTATTAAAGAGTATGGCGATAAATTCGCCGTGCTTGAGGACAATGTGCTGAACAACAAAAAGGTGGAAATGCTGCCTGGCGGCGTGGAATAA
- a CDS encoding nucleobase:cation symporter-2 family protein has protein sequence MLSKQKIFALGLQHVLAMYAGAVIVPLVVGGALNLNGTQMAYLIAADLFTCGLATLLQIMGSKYFGSGLPVVLGCTFTAVSPIIAIASGSNLPTAYGAIIISGLFVVLAAPIYGKLLKFFPTVVTGSVVTIIGLSLIPVAMNNVAGGQGSADFGQPRNLLLALITLLVILAVNRLTTGFLRSVSVLVGLVVGTVIGYAMGIVHFSTVTTASWVSVAQPFYFGWPQFSITAIFTMIIVNIVSMVESTGVYFAVGKATDQQVEQKQIVNGLRSEGLAIMLGGLFNAFPYTAFSQNVGLLSLTRVKTRNVIFAAGGIMIVLGLLPKLAALTTVVPNAVLGGAMIVMFGSVAASGMSILSDVDLRKDGNLLIAACSIAVGLGSAVLPSMFDQLPEFARMLLQNGIVSGSLTAIILNIFLSQTQESTASAVAAPEVK, from the coding sequence ATGCTAAGCAAACAGAAGATATTCGCCCTCGGGCTTCAGCATGTGCTGGCTATGTACGCCGGAGCTGTGATTGTGCCGCTGGTGGTCGGCGGGGCACTGAATTTGAACGGAACGCAGATGGCGTATCTGATCGCAGCGGATCTGTTCACCTGCGGACTGGCAACACTGCTGCAGATTATGGGCAGCAAATATTTCGGAAGCGGACTTCCCGTTGTACTCGGCTGTACCTTTACTGCAGTCAGCCCGATTATCGCTATCGCTTCAGGCTCCAATCTCCCGACAGCGTACGGGGCTATTATTATCTCCGGTCTGTTCGTTGTACTGGCAGCCCCGATATACGGGAAGCTGCTGAAATTCTTCCCTACAGTAGTAACCGGCTCCGTAGTAACGATCATCGGGCTCTCGCTGATCCCGGTAGCGATGAATAATGTGGCCGGCGGACAGGGCAGCGCTGATTTCGGCCAGCCCCGCAATCTGCTGCTGGCCCTGATTACACTGCTCGTAATTCTGGCGGTGAACCGCCTGACTACAGGTTTCCTGCGTTCCGTATCTGTACTGGTAGGCCTGGTTGTCGGAACCGTAATCGGCTATGCCATGGGCATCGTACATTTCTCTACAGTGACTACGGCCTCTTGGGTGAGTGTGGCCCAGCCATTCTACTTCGGCTGGCCGCAGTTCAGCATTACTGCGATCTTCACGATGATTATCGTTAATATTGTGTCCATGGTGGAATCGACGGGTGTGTATTTTGCCGTGGGCAAGGCTACAGACCAGCAGGTAGAACAGAAGCAGATCGTGAACGGCCTGCGTTCTGAAGGGCTTGCCATCATGCTCGGCGGATTGTTTAATGCGTTCCCTTATACGGCGTTCTCCCAGAATGTCGGCTTGCTGTCGCTGACCCGGGTGAAGACGCGCAATGTTATTTTTGCCGCCGGCGGAATTATGATCGTGCTCGGGCTGCTGCCGAAGCTGGCAGCGCTGACTACAGTCGTGCCGAATGCGGTGCTTGGCGGGGCGATGATTGTCATGTTCGGATCGGTTGCCGCATCCGGCATGTCGATTCTCTCGGATGTTGACCTGCGTAAGGATGGCAATCTGCTGATTGCCGCCTGTAGTATTGCTGTCGGTCTCGGCTCTGCTGTGCTGCCGTCCATGTTCGACCAGCTGCCGGAATTCGCCAGAATGCTACTGCAGAACGGAATCGTATCCGGGTCTCTGACAGCAATTATTCTTAATATCTTTCTGTCCCAAACCCAGGAGAGCACAGCTTCCGCAGTCGCAGCTCCGGAAGTAAAGTGA
- a CDS encoding response regulator yields the protein MRIKQQVWLATLASILLLGSMITISTLYLEGIPRIFATALGGVGILIGIGLIFSIQRNIDHGLDRITSISRDIADGTLNPAAAATVRKDEFGQLADSYYTLAADLHHRAAEERELRMKAEEQAWINTQVSEMAMQLQGSVHLQTAARVFISRLAVAVGGSYGAVYMKQEGQLNFAAGYAFDESARRLEPIQLGSGLVGQCAVDQQTLVLVDLPEHYIKVHSALGEASPSSLIVVPIMHEREVVAVMELAALHPFGSKEHELIERTGQNMGVLINTLAGVARIEELLSETQLQKEELEAQTEELTAQTQELEAQTEELMAQTEELRLQTDQLQDQGEELKMQAENLLSSNEELQAQMELTEEQKAEIEAQADELRQQTEELYASNLELQQQMEITSRQTAEIKAQADELSAANRDMQQQLQITERQKAEIADQAEELQAQTNQLLDQKEELQAQTEELQTQTEELQAQTDELQAQADELLTQKEELAASHDQLLLQVELTEQQKEEIQAQAQEIFLAAQYKSEFLANVSHELRTPLNSLLILSQILAENKEGNLEAKQLEYVHTIFSAGKDLLQLIDEILDLAKLEVGKMTSVLEPVSLQDLSNHVFRHFEQQAKKKNLRFDVHSDSRLPDHLMTDGHRLQQIMNNLLSNAIKFTPEQGSVSLSIRTSGEEVIFSVSDTGIGIAASKLGSIFEAFQQADGTTSRKYGGTGLGLTICRELATLLGGRIEVDSVEGKGSTFSLIIPAVEPGEDAQALAAATFAAAATADMPGCETNSRENPAFRESFVPDISISNPKLLQYAEMEDDRGNLLPGDILLLIIEEDAEFATMLLELARSRGFKAIVAFQGDQGLALAHAYKPDAILLDLHLPVLDGWSIISRLKSRPELRHIPVHVISTAEENQQSLAMGALSFWKKPSDYAELEAAFLQIETYIRRPVKSLLIVEDNKILRSSLVEFIAHPDVNIIAVGTGREAMEHLASHHFDCMVLDLGLSDISGFDLLEQVKTNRKLQTLPVIIYTGKDLSKNDEQRLKHYAESIVIKNVRSMERLYDDTALYLHRKHADLPPDKQRLIENLHNPESAFAGKSILLVDDDMRNIFALSSVLEGYNMEISFAQNGKEALEHLETHPDVELVFMDIMMPEMDGYETMRHIRLRPEYEQLVIIALTARALEEDRVKCLQAGANDYISKPINTTQLVSVLKLWLIQ from the coding sequence ATGAGGATTAAACAACAGGTTTGGTTAGCAACACTCGCATCTATACTGCTGCTGGGCAGTATGATTACTATATCTACTCTCTATCTGGAGGGCATTCCCCGAATTTTCGCTACTGCATTAGGCGGGGTCGGCATTCTGATTGGAATAGGCCTCATCTTCAGCATTCAGCGGAATATAGACCACGGGCTGGACCGGATTACGAGTATCTCCCGGGATATCGCCGATGGGACGCTTAACCCTGCAGCCGCAGCTACTGTGCGCAAGGATGAATTCGGCCAGCTCGCGGACTCTTACTATACGCTGGCCGCCGATCTTCACCACAGAGCCGCTGAAGAACGCGAACTGCGCATGAAAGCGGAGGAGCAGGCCTGGATTAATACGCAGGTGTCTGAGATGGCTATGCAGCTTCAAGGATCGGTGCATCTGCAGACAGCAGCGCGTGTATTTATCAGCAGGCTGGCTGTCGCTGTCGGCGGAAGCTATGGAGCCGTATATATGAAGCAGGAAGGTCAGCTGAATTTCGCAGCTGGCTATGCCTTTGACGAATCGGCACGCCGCCTCGAACCCATCCAGCTGGGCAGCGGACTGGTCGGACAATGCGCGGTGGATCAGCAGACCCTCGTGCTGGTGGATCTTCCGGAGCATTATATCAAAGTCCATTCCGCGCTGGGTGAAGCTTCCCCTTCATCGCTTATCGTAGTCCCGATTATGCATGAGCGGGAAGTGGTAGCCGTAATGGAGCTGGCAGCTTTGCACCCGTTTGGCTCCAAGGAGCACGAGCTGATCGAGCGGACCGGTCAGAACATGGGAGTGCTGATCAATACTTTGGCCGGCGTGGCCAGAATTGAAGAACTGCTGAGTGAAACCCAGCTGCAGAAAGAAGAGCTCGAAGCGCAGACCGAGGAACTGACGGCACAAACCCAAGAGCTGGAGGCACAGACCGAAGAGCTTATGGCCCAAACCGAGGAACTGCGGCTGCAGACCGATCAGCTCCAGGATCAGGGAGAAGAGCTGAAGATGCAGGCCGAGAACCTGCTGTCCTCCAATGAAGAGCTTCAGGCGCAAATGGAGCTGACAGAGGAACAAAAAGCCGAGATTGAAGCCCAGGCCGATGAACTGAGGCAGCAGACGGAAGAACTGTACGCCTCTAATTTGGAGCTGCAGCAGCAGATGGAGATTACCAGCCGTCAAACCGCGGAGATCAAGGCGCAGGCTGACGAATTGTCTGCCGCCAACCGCGATATGCAGCAGCAGCTGCAGATTACTGAACGCCAGAAGGCCGAGATTGCCGATCAGGCCGAGGAGCTTCAGGCGCAAACGAACCAACTGCTGGACCAGAAGGAGGAACTCCAAGCCCAGACAGAGGAACTTCAGACGCAGACGGAGGAACTTCAGGCCCAGACGGACGAGCTGCAGGCGCAGGCCGATGAACTTCTGACCCAAAAAGAAGAACTCGCGGCCTCCCATGACCAATTGCTGCTTCAAGTTGAACTTACCGAACAGCAGAAAGAGGAGATTCAGGCGCAGGCCCAGGAAATCTTCTTAGCTGCCCAGTATAAATCGGAATTCCTTGCCAATGTGTCGCATGAGCTGAGAACACCGCTGAACAGCCTGCTGATCCTCTCGCAGATTCTCGCCGAGAACAAGGAAGGCAATCTTGAGGCGAAGCAGCTGGAATATGTGCATACCATCTTCTCTGCAGGCAAGGATCTGCTGCAGCTTATCGACGAGATTCTCGATCTGGCCAAGCTGGAGGTCGGCAAGATGACCTCCGTTCTTGAACCGGTCTCTTTGCAGGACCTTAGCAACCACGTCTTCCGCCATTTTGAACAGCAGGCCAAGAAAAAGAATCTCCGGTTCGATGTCCATTCAGACAGCAGGCTACCTGACCATCTGATGACCGACGGCCACAGACTGCAGCAGATCATGAATAATCTGTTGTCCAATGCTATTAAATTCACCCCGGAGCAAGGCTCCGTTTCCCTGTCCATCCGCACCAGCGGCGAAGAAGTAATCTTCTCTGTCAGTGATACCGGCATCGGCATTGCCGCCTCCAAGCTGGGGAGCATCTTCGAAGCGTTCCAGCAGGCGGACGGCACCACCAGCCGCAAATACGGCGGCACCGGTCTTGGGCTCACGATCTGCCGCGAGCTGGCTACCCTGCTGGGCGGAAGAATTGAAGTGGATTCCGTTGAAGGCAAAGGCAGCACCTTCTCGCTGATCATTCCTGCAGTCGAGCCGGGAGAGGACGCACAGGCGCTGGCTGCCGCTACCTTTGCAGCCGCAGCCACTGCGGATATGCCGGGCTGCGAGACCAACAGCCGGGAGAATCCAGCTTTCCGGGAATCGTTCGTTCCCGATATTTCCATCTCGAATCCGAAGCTGCTGCAATATGCCGAGATGGAAGATGACCGCGGCAATCTGCTCCCCGGTGACATCCTCCTGCTGATCATAGAGGAGGATGCGGAATTCGCCACTATGCTGCTTGAACTGGCGCGCAGCCGGGGCTTCAAGGCGATCGTCGCCTTCCAGGGCGATCAGGGTCTGGCGCTTGCACATGCCTACAAGCCCGACGCCATCCTGCTGGATCTGCATCTTCCCGTTCTGGACGGCTGGTCAATTATCAGCCGGCTGAAGAGCCGGCCGGAGCTGCGCCATATTCCGGTGCATGTCATCTCGACAGCCGAGGAGAATCAGCAGAGCCTGGCGATGGGCGCCTTGTCCTTCTGGAAGAAGCCAAGTGATTATGCCGAGCTGGAGGCAGCCTTCCTGCAGATTGAGACGTATATCCGCCGTCCGGTGAAGAGCCTGCTGATTGTTGAAGACAACAAGATTCTGCGCAGCAGCCTTGTCGAATTCATCGCCCATCCCGATGTGAACATTATTGCGGTCGGCACAGGCAGGGAAGCGATGGAGCATCTGGCCAGTCATCATTTTGACTGCATGGTGCTGGACTTAGGCCTGTCGGATATTTCCGGCTTCGATCTGCTGGAGCAGGTCAAAACCAACCGTAAGCTGCAAACCCTGCCGGTCATTATCTATACAGGCAAGGATCTCAGCAAGAACGATGAGCAGCGCCTCAAGCACTACGCCGAGAGCATTGTCATCAAGAATGTACGGTCTATGGAACGGCTCTACGATGATACGGCCTTATACCTGCACCGCAAGCATGCCGATCTGCCGCCAGACAAACAGCGCCTGATCGAGAATCTGCACAATCCGGAGTCGGCGTTTGCCGGAAAAAGCATACTGCTTGTGGATGATGATATGCGTAATATTTTTGCGTTATCCAGTGTGCTCGAAGGTTATAATATGGAGATCAGCTTTGCCCAGAATGGTAAAGAAGCCCTTGAGCATCTGGAGACACACCCGGATGTTGAGCTCGTATTCATGGATATTATGATGCCAGAGATGGATGGTTACGAGACCATGAGGCATATCCGGCTCAGACCGGAGTATGAACAGCTGGTGATTATCGCGTTAACCGCCCGCGCCCTGGAGGAAGACCGGGTCAAATGCCTGCAGGCCGGAGCGAACGATTATATATCCAAACCGATAAATACGACACAGCTGGTGAGTGTGCTGAAATTATGGTTGATTCAGTAG
- a CDS encoding xanthine phosphoribosyltransferase produces MKVLEERIRQEGLILSETVLKVDSFLNHQVDTELALQIGQEFKAIFGDQPITKVLTVEASGIQFAMAAGIALGVPFIYAKKKKAVTLTEAVYSAPVHSFTRQEDYLISISQKYLGPGDNVLIVDDFLATGAALIGLCDIVEESGARLMGVGCVIEKSFQEGRSLLEQRGIPVHALARIASMSPGEVHFIDNPCTGTARAEELIKESAGC; encoded by the coding sequence ATGAAAGTACTGGAGGAACGCATTAGACAAGAGGGCTTAATTTTATCGGAGACTGTGCTGAAGGTAGACTCGTTTCTGAATCATCAGGTGGACACGGAGCTTGCGCTGCAAATCGGGCAGGAATTCAAAGCTATCTTCGGAGATCAGCCCATTACCAAGGTGCTGACTGTAGAGGCCAGCGGCATCCAGTTCGCCATGGCTGCAGGCATTGCGCTGGGTGTGCCGTTTATTTATGCCAAGAAAAAGAAGGCTGTTACCCTCACCGAGGCGGTCTACTCCGCACCGGTGCATTCCTTCACCCGTCAGGAAGACTACCTGATCAGCATCTCGCAGAAGTATCTCGGACCTGGCGACAACGTGCTGATTGTCGATGACTTTCTGGCTACCGGTGCAGCGCTTATAGGCCTATGCGATATCGTGGAGGAGTCCGGGGCGCGGCTGATGGGAGTCGGCTGTGTCATTGAGAAGAGCTTCCAGGAAGGACGCAGCCTGCTGGAGCAGCGCGGAATTCCGGTACATGCCCTGGCGCGGATTGCTTCGATGTCTCCAGGAGAAGTTCACTTTATAGATAATCCCTGCACCGGCACTGCCCGTGCGGAAGAATTAATTAAGGAGAGTGCAGGATGCTAA